Proteins from a genomic interval of Rosa chinensis cultivar Old Blush chromosome 2, RchiOBHm-V2, whole genome shotgun sequence:
- the LOC112188019 gene encoding protein PLASTID MOVEMENT IMPAIRED 2, translating into MSRRRFGSVRSANNLVYGDRTLEGSPCPLLKRQQPPFDSPESPSRARELHMARRDIGRYRETRTDTDWVKEQAQIELYDAKKIAKDLSSVIEESNLMARGHTREIEALRRPRRRGDNRVLLPVGNDHVENNKNYEQVMREVQLLKQELSMLKIDMANVLEEKSQAEKQAEAANEKMMFYTSSAEAIRKEIEEADEEQVLVELAQIEALKEFGDIEAQRQQEANQLSSAVEETRKKVKDITEEIDHSKQVETKLSVTLSNVDALRNELQLVKGMDKSSSQMTDSFQLSETSLQRTEDSEASPLLHSITEELEAAKKELAAVKEEGFQYMASMDVIRNEMKHITDQTARIKKAEDKADLTVQTLNSKFLRAKAKLEALCASEEKAKSIQSSLSLTLEQLKTDADAANKEKENASEEAATIKSEILKIESDIDIAEEKFEAAMQELEAVKSSEAVALENLKTLIENTMRARASAAQNSSSITISKFEYEYLTGRAVGAEEIADKKVAAAQAWVEAIKASEKEILIKIDLAEKELKETRVEEVQQEASRPERQPSGQRMLEGQELQIWRQKRDRNAASGNRRTNGNLTPSRRAKFRKSASPGARHMNNFPIQKKTKVMPNLGKFFGGKRIAKDV; encoded by the exons ATGAGCAGAAGAAGATTTGGGTCAGTTCGATCTGCTAACAATCTAGTATATGGAGATAGAACACTTGAAGGTAGTCCTTGTCCTTTGCTCAAGAGACAACAGCCCCCATTTGATTCCCCAGAG TCCCCTTCAAGAGCAAGAGAACTCCATATGGCACGGAGGGACATAGGTCGATACAGAGAAACCAGAACTGACACAGACTGGGTCAAAGAACAGGCGCAAATTGAGTTATATGATGCAAAGAAGATAGCCAAAGATCTCTCCTCAGTAATCGAGGAATCAAACTTGATGGCCAGAGGACACACGAGAGAGATTGAAGCACTAAGGAGACCGAGAAGGCGTGGAGATAATCGAGTATTATTGCCTGTTGGGAATGATCATGTGGAGAATAACAAAAATTATGAACAAGTCATGAGAGAAGTGCAGCTTTTGAAACAGGAACTGAGCATGCTCAAGATCGATATGGCTAATGTTTTGGAAGAGAAATCGCAGGCAGAGAAGCAAGCAGAAGCCGCAAATGAAAAGATGATGTTTTATACAAGCTCGGCGGAAGCTATCAGGAAGGAGATTGAGGAAGCTGATGAAGAGCAAGTGCTAGTTGAGTTGGCTCAGATTGAAGCCTTGAAAGAATTTGGAGATATTGAAGCTCAGAGACAACAAGAAGCCAATCAACTCTCATCTGCAGTGGAGGAAACCAGGAAAAAAGTGAAAGATATTACTGAAGAGATTGATCACTCAAAACAAGTTGAAACCAAATTGTCTGTCACATTGTCTAATGTCGATGCGTTACGGAATGAACTACAGCTAGTTAAAGGAATGGACAAAAGTAGTAGTCAAATGACTGATAGCTTTCAGCTTTCGGAAACCAGTCTTCAAAGAACAGAGGACTCGGAAGCTTCACCCTTGTTACACTCAATCACAGAAGAACTAGAGGCGGCAAAGAAAGAACTGGCTGCAGTAAAGGAAGAAGGATTCCAGTACATGGCCTCCATGGATGTTATAAGAAACGAGATGAAGCATATCACAGATCAGACAGCTCGGATAAAGAAGGCAGAGGATAAAGCAGATTTAACTGTTCAAACTCTCAATTCAAAGTTTCTCAGAGCCAAAGCCAAGTTGGAAGCTTTATGTGCATctgaagaaaaagcaaaatcaattcaatccaGTCTCTCACTCACTCTTGAACAGCTTAAGACAGATGCTGATGCCGCAAACAAAGAGAAGGAGAATGCCAGTGAAGAAGCTGCAACCATTAAGTCGGAAATACTCAAGATTGAATCGGATATAGACATAGCTGAAGAAAAATTTGAGGCTGCAATGCAAGAGCTTGAAGCAGTAAAATCTTCAGAGGCTGTAGCTCTTGAAAACCTCAAAACACTTATTGAGAATACCATGAGAGCTAGAGCTTCTGCAGCTCAGAATAGTTCTTCAATTACCATATCCAAGTTTGAATATGAGTACTTGACTGGACGTGCAGTTGGGGCTGAAGAAATTGCTGATAAAAAGGTAGCAGCTGCTCAGGCTTGGGTTGAAGCTATAAAGGCCAGTGAGAAGGAAATATTGATAAAGATAGACTTAGCTGAGAAAGAGCTGAAAGAAACGAGGGTGGAGGAGGTACAGCAAGAGGCCTCTAGACCTGAAAGACAACCTTCTGGACAGAGGATGCTGGAGGGACAAGAATTACAAATTTGGAGACAAAAGAGGGACAGAAATGCAGCATCTGGAAACCGGCGAACTAATGGAAATTTAACTCCATCAAGGCGAGCCAAGTTCCGAAAATCTGCCTCTCCTGGAGCTCGGCATATGAATAATTTCCCCATTCAGAAAAAGACGAAGGTAATGCCTAATCTGGGCAAGTTTTTTGGCGGTAAGAGAATTGCAAAAGATGTGTGA
- the LOC112188018 gene encoding pentatricopeptide repeat-containing protein At3g12770 produces the protein MNLFLSSQKLKSSHISADLAALLQGRISHSHLLQIHARIFVLGAHHDDLIATRLIGHYPSHIALRVFHGLRKPNVFPFNAIIRVFAEQGLFSSAFSLFKTLKQSSLSPNDFTFSFLLKSCSFRCGDSVYVKQIHTHVVRMGFLRNEFVCNGLLAVYAKGLKDLGSARQVFDEMPHKGVVCCWTSLIAGYAQSGKAEEALRLFVVMVKGDLRPEDDTMVSVLSACSNLDMSKIEKWVLILSRVFDNVDSKNVGSDSVNTVLVYLYGKWGKIEKSREAFDGISDSGKPSVLPWNAIIGAYVQNGFPVESLSVFRVMVGDPTRKPNHVTMVSVLSACAQVGDLELGRWVHEYLKSKGNRGVIGSNRILATALIDMYSKCGSLEKAKEVFHQMVSKDIVSFNAMIMGLAVNSEGEEALRLFSKIQDFGLQPNAGTFLGALCACNHSGFSEEGHQIFKDMTSGFSISPKLEHYACYIDLLARVGLVEEALEVVTSMPFEPNSIVWGALLGGCLLHSRLDYAEYVSRKLVQSDPNNTGGYVMLANAFASDHRWGDVSSLRRFMREKGVTKQPGCSWISINGVVHEFLVGCSSHSQSESISSILNGLVKQMKIAIDIL, from the coding sequence ATGAACTTGTTTCTCTCATCTCAAAAGCTCAAGTCATCTCACATCTCTGCCGACTTAGCTGCTCTGCTACAAGGTCGTATCTCACACTCTCATCTCCTTCAAATCCATGCCCGAATCTTTGTTCTTGGTGCTCACCACGACGACTTGATAGCCACTCGTCTCATTGGCCACTACCCATCTCACATTGCTCTCCGTGTCTTTCATGGCCTCCGAAAACCCAATGTGTTCCCTTTCAACGCCATCATCAGGGTCTTCGCCGAACAGGGTCTCTTCTCCAGTGCCTTCTCCCTCTTCAAAACCCTGAAACAGAGCTCCCTTTCGCCCAATGACTTCACCTTCTCTTTCCTCCTCAAGTCGTGTAGCTTTCGCTGCGGGGATTCTGTTTATGTCAAGCAAATTCACACCCATGTTGTGAGGATGGGCTTTCTTCGCAACGAGTTCGTCTGTAATGGCCTGCTTGCTGTGTATGCTAAGGGACTCAAGGATCTGGGTTCTGCACGCcaggtgtttgatgaaatgcctcACAAGGGTGTGGTTTGCTGTTGGACGTCTTTAATTGCTGGCTATGCTCAGTCAGGGAAGGCTGAGGAAGCTTTGCGGTTATTCGTGGTGATGGTTAAGGGAGATTTGCGGCCGGAGGATGATACAATGGTCAGTGTTTTATCCGCTTGTTCGAATCTTGACATGTCAAAGATTGAGAAATGGGTTTTGATTCTGTCCCGAGTTTTCGACAATGTGGATTCTAAGAATGTTGGTTCCGACTCCGTTAACACTGTACTGGTATATCTGTATGGGAAATGGGGGAAAATAGAGAAGAGCAGGGAAGCATTTGATGGAATTTCTGACAGTGGGAAGCCAAGTGTGCTGCCTTGGAATGCTATTATCGGTGCATACGTTCAGAATGGTTTTCCTGTGGAGTCTTTAAGTGTTTTCCGCGTAATGGTGGGAGATCCCACTCGTAAACCTAACCATGTTACTATGGTCAGTGTGCTTTCAGCCTGTGCTCAAGTTGGCGATTTAGAGCTTGGTAGATGGGTTCATGAATACTTGAAATCTAAAGGAAATAGAGGTGTGATTGGATCAAACAGAATTCTAGCCACTGCATTGATTGACATGTATTCCAAATGTGGGAGTTTGGAGAAGGCAAAAGAGGTTTTTCATCAGATGGTGTCGAAAGACATTGTTTCATTCAATGCTATGATCATGGGTCTTGCAGTTAACAGTGAAGGAGAGGAAGCCCTGAGGCTATTCTCAAAAATCCAAGATTTTGGTTTACAACCCAATGCTGGTACCTTCCTTGGTGCTTTATGTGCATGCAACCACTCAGGTTTTTCAGAGGAAGGGCATCAAATATTCAAGGATATGACCTCAGGCTTTTCCATTTCACCTAAATTAGAACATTATGCCTGCTATATTGATCTCCTTGCCCGAGTAGGCCTAGTTGAAGAAGCTCTCGAGGTTGTAACTTCCATGCCTTTTGAGCCTAACAGTATTGTGTGGGGTGCTCTGCTTGGAGGTTGCCTGCTCCACTCTAGATTAGACTATGCTGAATATGTTTCCCGTAAACTTGTTCAATCTGACCCCAACAATACCGGGGGTTATGTCATGCTGGCTAATGCATTTGCGTCTGATCATCGATGGGGTGATGTCTCTTCTCTGAGGCGGTTTATGAGGGAAAAGGGAGTGACCAAGCAGCCTGGCTGTAGTTGGATCAGCATTAATGGTGTTGTGCATGAATTTCTCGTTGGATGCTCGTCACATTCTCAAAGTGAAAGTATAAGTAGCATACTAAATGGATTGGTGAAACAAATGAAGATAGCAATTGACATACTATGA